One window of Marmota flaviventris isolate mMarFla1 chromosome 5, mMarFla1.hap1, whole genome shotgun sequence genomic DNA carries:
- the LOC114082124 gene encoding olfactory receptor 2L13-like — translation MEKWNQTSNDFSLLGLFPQNHTGLLLLLLIISVFVLACLGNSGMKALIFLDPRLHTPTHTLLSQLSLMDLMYISSTVPKMAINFLSGQKSISFLGCGVQSFFFLTMASSEGLLLASMAYDHFVAICHPLHYPIRMSKRLCGKMMLGSWTLGSINSLAHTVYALHLPYCRSRAINHFFCDVPAMLPLACVDTWVYEYMVFVSTSLFLLVPILGINASYGRVLFAVFHMRSKEGRKKAFTTCSAHLTVVTFYYTPFVYTYLRPRSLRSPAEDKILAVFYTILTPMLNPIIYSLRNKEVLWAMRRVCGMFSPRKK, via the coding sequence ATGGAGAAATGGAACCAAACATCAAATGATTTTAGTTTGCTGGGGTTGTTTCCTCAAAACCACACTGGCCTACTTCTCTTGCTCCTGATCATCTCTGTGTTTGTTCTCGCCTGTTTGGGGAACTCAGGGATGAAGGCCCTCATCTTCTTGGACCCCCGGctccacacccccacacacactctcctcagccagctctccctcatGGACCTGATGTACATCTCCTCCACGGTCCCCAAAATGGCCATCAACTTCCTGTCTGGCCAGAAGAGCATCTCCTTTCTGGGCTGTGGTGTGCAAAGCTTCTTCTTCCTGACCATGGCCAGCTCAGAAGGCTTACTCCTGGCCTCGATGGCCTATGACCactttgtggccatctgccacccccTCCACTACCCCATCCGCATGAGTAAGAGGTTGTGTGGGAAGATGATGCTGGGGTCCTGGACACTGGGCTCCATCAACTCCCTGGCACATACTGTCTATGCCCTTCATCTTCCTTATTGCAGGTCCAGGGCcatcaatcatttcttctgtgatgtgCCTGCCATGTTGCCACTGGCCTGTGTAGATACCTGGGTCTATGAGTACATGGTGTTTGTGAGCACAAGCCTGTTTCTCCTTGTTCCTATCCTTGGCATCAATGCCTCCTATGGACGGGTCCTTTTTGCTGTCTTCCACATGCGctcaaaagagggaagaaaaaaggcCTTCACCACATGCTCAGCACATTTAACTGTGGTGACATTTTACTACACACCTTTTGTCTACACTTACCTCCGTCCCAGGAGTCTCCGTTCCCCAGCAGAGGATAAGATCCTTGCAGTCTTCTACACCATCCTCACCCCCATGCTCAATCCCATCATCTACAGCCTAAGAAACAAAGAGGTGCTGTGGGCCATGAGAAGAGTGTGTGGGATGTTCTCCCCCAGGAAGAAGTGA